In Kwoniella newhampshirensis strain CBS 13917 chromosome 4, whole genome shotgun sequence, one DNA window encodes the following:
- a CDS encoding CDP-diacylglycerol-serine O-phosphatidyltransferase: MSVNESESKSVSVAEEKKKLLRQYEHDDGHFSLVRSFRLADLITIMNGVCGTLSILSSARYLLLSSNLPGPPSAEALRTLYFAHLLPILGFGFDALDGKVARWMGGGSMLGQEMDSLADLVSFGVAPATLAFTLGLRTPLDLLALLMFVSSGLARLARFNATVALIPSDASGKSKYFEGLPIPSSLFLTSLMASWVKMGWHALGSEGDIPMGVFTLWGKRGGWGDVHAISGLFAIWGAMMVSKTLRVPKL, encoded by the exons ATGTCCGTCAACGAATCAGAGTCTAAGAGTGTGTCGGtcgcagaggagaagaagaagttgtTGAGACAGTACGAACATGATGACGGTCATTTCTCCCTCGTCCG CTCTTTCCGCCTTGCCGacctcatcaccatcatgaACGGCGTTTGCGGAACCCTTtccatcctttcatccGCCCGTtacctccttctctcttccaacttACCTGGACCTCCATCAGCCGAGGCCCTCCGAACGCTCTACTTtgctcatctccttcctaTTCTTGGTTTCGGCTTCGACGCCTTGGACGGCAAAGTCGCTCGATGGATGGGTGGTGGATCGATGCTTGGACAAGAGATGGATTCACTTGCCGACCTCGTTTCCTTCGGCGTCGCACCTGCCACTCTGGCTTTCACATTGGGGCTTCGAACCcccctcgacctcctcgcGTTGCTCATGTTCGTCTCGTCCGGTCTCGCAAGACTTGCAAGGTTCAACGCGACAGTGGCCCTTATCCCTTCGGACGCTTCGGGAAAATCCAAGTATTTCGAGGGTCTACCCATCCCTTCGTCCTTATTCCTCACCTCTCTGATGGCCTCATGGGTCAAGATGGGATGGCATGCTCTCGGCTCAGAAGGCGACATCCCCATGGGCGTTTTCACGCTgtgggggaagagaggagggtggGGCGATGTTCATGCCATCTCTGGGCTCTTCGCGATCTGGGGTGCTATGATGGTCAGTAAAACATTGAGG GTACCTAAGCTGTGA